The genomic interval TCTTTATTAAATCATTGTCACGTAAATAAATTTGTTGAGTTGAGTCTTAAGTTACTCCTGTGGGCAGTCTCAGCCATCAGCGGGCGTGCATCGCGTGGGTGCGAACGACCGCCAGGTAGCGCCACAACGGCGTGGGTCCAAGCTGATAGTATACCGCCAGGTCGTCGGGATTTCAGCCAGCCAAGCCAAGCCAAGCCGTGTGGAGCAGGCAGAGCCTACAGTACGAACCAATCCCAGCTCCCAACTCCGTGTGGTAGCTGTCGCATTGAAGAAGCAAAAACCAATCCTAACTCGACACTACTCATGCACGAGCAAGCCATTATAAATGCATCACCCACGACCACTTACAAGTTACTCCACAACAGTAGCCCACAACGTCTCTTGTGAGTAGCTCCTTCCTGTCAAGCAGCTAAGGTAGTAGCTAGCTACAGTACGAGCATGGCTGGTGGCGGGGACACGCCGGGCAGACTGGAGAGCATCCTGACGGACACATCGGCGCCACGGGCGGAGCGTGCGTGGGCGGCGGGGGCGGTCGAGCTGCGGCTGCTGTCACGGCTTGCGGCGCCGGCGGTGGTGGTGTACATGATCAACTACGTCATGTCCATGTCCACGCAAATCTTCTCCGGCCACCTGGGGAACCtggagctcgccgccgcctcgctcggcAACACCGGAGTCCAGACCTTCGCCTATGGCCTCATGGTACCTACGCACGCTCTCCTGCATCTCAGCTCTAATTCATTTGTCATGTGTACCTTTACTTGATGATACGCCCCACTTTGGCTCTTCATCCATTGAGTAGATCGAAATATGTAATCAACCCTCGACAAGTCGTGTCAATCCTAAAAGgaaaaacttggcaagcactggAGTGTTTGTGTTTCTCTGCCTGCTGGGTATGGTATAGTTCGGTTCCAGCACACCCTCCATGGGAGCAATGCTACACTTACGTAATTCTTATTACTGGATTTAGGTAA from Triticum aestivum cultivar Chinese Spring unplaced genomic scaffold, IWGSC CS RefSeq v2.1 scaffold245674, whole genome shotgun sequence carries:
- the LOC123177942 gene encoding protein DETOXIFICATION 40; its protein translation is MAGGGDTPGRLESILTDTSAPRAERAWAAGAVELRLLSRLAAPAVVVYMINYVMSMSTQIFSGHLGNLELAAASLGNTGVQTFAYGLMVPTHALLHLSSNSFVMCTFT